In the genome of Candidatus Binatia bacterium, one region contains:
- a CDS encoding riboflavin synthase — MFSGIVAYRGEVLRTSAAGGGLTLWVRCEGVEAERPEPKDSIAIDGVCLTATTIERDAIAFDVVPETIARSTLGRLEPGAAVNVEYALRVGDRVGGHFVYGHVDGVATVLARAPEGQGARMRIDSPADLAPMIVEKGFIAVDGVSLTIAAVGPGWFDVALIPETLERTTLGARQPGTRVNLEVDPLARYARAS; from the coding sequence ATGTTTAGCGGGATCGTCGCCTACCGCGGCGAGGTGCTGCGGACCTCCGCGGCCGGCGGCGGTCTCACGCTCTGGGTGCGCTGCGAAGGCGTCGAGGCGGAACGCCCCGAGCCGAAGGATTCGATCGCGATCGACGGCGTCTGCCTAACGGCGACGACGATCGAGCGCGACGCGATTGCCTTCGACGTCGTGCCCGAGACGATCGCGCGGAGCACGCTCGGCCGGCTCGAACCGGGCGCCGCGGTCAACGTCGAGTATGCGCTGCGCGTGGGCGATCGCGTCGGCGGACACTTCGTCTACGGGCACGTGGACGGCGTCGCCACGGTGCTCGCTCGCGCGCCCGAAGGCCAGGGCGCGCGGATGCGGATCGACTCTCCGGCGGACCTCGCGCCGATGATCGTCGAAAAGGGTTTCATCGCCGTCGACGGCGTCAGCCTCACGATTGCGGCCGTCGGGCCGGGATGGTTCGACGTCGCGCTCATTCCCGAGACGCTCGAGCGAACGACGCTCGGAGCGCGGCAGCCCGGAACGCGCGTCAATCTCGAAGTCGATCCGCTCGCGCGGTACGCGCGCGC